The following proteins are co-located in the Oceanispirochaeta sp. M1 genome:
- the lexA gene encoding transcriptional repressor LexA has product MKALTKRQGEILEFIRNYIHDNQYPPSIREIGRNFSISVKGAYDHVKALEKKEVIAISHNKSRAITLAPEEEGREETRRIPILGNVAAGLPLFAEENHDGSVTLPSDLLKKGNLFALHVQGESMIGAGIFDGDLAVFVQQPQANNGEIVVAMVDDAVTLKRFYKEKNRVRLQAENPAFPAIFTQDVRILGKLITVIRQYG; this is encoded by the coding sequence ATGAAAGCATTAACAAAAAGACAAGGTGAGATTCTGGAGTTTATCCGGAATTATATCCACGACAATCAGTATCCGCCCTCAATTCGTGAAATCGGACGTAATTTCAGTATCTCTGTTAAGGGAGCATATGATCATGTCAAAGCTCTTGAGAAAAAAGAAGTTATTGCTATCAGTCATAATAAATCAAGAGCCATAACTCTGGCACCCGAAGAAGAGGGGCGTGAAGAGACCAGACGTATTCCGATTCTTGGAAATGTTGCCGCCGGACTTCCTCTTTTTGCTGAAGAGAATCATGACGGGTCGGTCACTCTGCCTTCAGATCTACTGAAAAAGGGTAATCTTTTTGCCCTCCATGTTCAGGGCGAGAGTATGATCGGGGCCGGCATCTTTGATGGTGACCTTGCTGTATTTGTTCAGCAGCCTCAGGCCAATAACGGTGAAATTGTTGTAGCCATGGTAGATGATGCTGTTACTCTTAAACGTTTTTACAAAGAAAAAAACAGAGTGCGTCTTCAGGCGGAGAATCCTGCCTTCCCGGCGATATTTACTCAGGATGTCAGAATTCTTGGAAAGCTGATAACCGTCATCAGGCAATATGGCTGA
- the holA gene encoding DNA polymerase III subunit delta produces the protein MAEKQLHMLLGPEKGQKDQYLDNLRKNLKKKYSEDPESHRFYPFENDMSQILSILRNGSLFSAHKMAIILNCEEIKKAGDIKMLAQFCKNMPDDVTLVFQSDSVSVDKRIVALIPPSEKKIFWEMFDNQKKGWIQKYFSDQGLKIEAKAINVLLEMVENNTTDMKEACQKLAFYFSIGDIIREEDIDNFVYHSKEENVFTLFEKMLLKDLSGTLEVFSKITLSGDTDLVYLLSGLMRQIRRVLKVKMAVAEGESIQTAFQMYDVRGKKNQKVTGDGLRKFGLKELEQIQRKGEVLDRQMRELKKDMQVISFQLFLTRSLRGIQ, from the coding sequence ATGGCTGAAAAACAACTTCATATGCTCCTGGGCCCTGAAAAAGGGCAGAAAGACCAGTATCTGGACAATCTGAGAAAGAATCTCAAAAAGAAATATAGTGAAGATCCCGAATCCCATCGCTTTTATCCTTTTGAAAATGATATGAGTCAGATCCTCTCAATTCTTCGGAACGGTTCCCTTTTTTCTGCACATAAGATGGCAATTATCCTCAACTGTGAAGAGATAAAAAAAGCAGGGGATATTAAGATGCTGGCCCAGTTCTGCAAGAATATGCCCGATGATGTGACACTTGTTTTTCAAAGTGATTCTGTCTCTGTGGATAAGAGGATTGTTGCTCTTATCCCCCCCTCGGAAAAGAAAATTTTCTGGGAGATGTTTGATAACCAGAAAAAAGGCTGGATTCAGAAATATTTCTCCGACCAGGGGCTGAAAATTGAAGCTAAGGCCATCAATGTTCTTCTTGAAATGGTGGAAAATAATACCACGGATATGAAGGAAGCCTGTCAGAAGCTGGCCTTCTATTTCAGCATAGGTGATATTATCCGTGAAGAGGATATTGATAATTTTGTCTATCACAGCAAAGAGGAAAATGTCTTCACTCTTTTTGAAAAAATGCTGTTGAAAGATCTTTCGGGTACACTGGAAGTTTTCTCAAAAATAACTCTCTCAGGAGACACCGATCTTGTCTATCTTCTCTCCGGTCTGATGCGTCAGATCCGCAGGGTATTAAAGGTTAAGATGGCAGTTGCCGAAGGTGAATCTATACAAACAGCTTTTCAGATGTATGACGTCCGGGGTAAAAAGAACCAGAAAGTAACCGGGGATGGTCTGAGAAAATTCGGGCTCAAGGAACTTGAGCAGATTCAAAGAAAGGGAGAAGTATTGGATCGGCAGATGAGGGAGTTGAAAAAGGATATGCAGGTCATTTCATTTCAGCTGTTTCTAACCCGTTCTTTAAGAGGGATTCAATAA
- a CDS encoding bifunctional diguanylate cyclase/phosphodiesterase, whose product MKTFVKTLIILSYTLLLGTLIFLEFYNSRLLPILIPQLIITFLISYPASRLYFRKMNNDRERLIEKIYFDRITGLPNREKLRLDSARSDSVLYLINIDSFKEVNDFYGNAVGDAVIQSLAKRLRSLARSSHSRLFDGVELYKLEIDEFAFLFNYSPDIERVHRTADVIIEMVNDYPFQVENTEITITITLGVASVNDKELLEEFSIRTPGILAQADMALKRAKEKHASFLVYHHAMDIPREYAENIRWTHEVKQSIKEDRVFPYYQPIINNRTGLIEKFECLMRIIDEEENIIYPETFLKISKRSRQYPTLSRIMLRKIIREMKNTTKDYSFNISVEDIQNRDTVMFIRRILENHWKEAPRIIFEILESENIEGVPEVPEFIRLVKDYGCSIALDDFGTGYSNFNYIMALEVDLIKIDASIIRNLDSDKNAMAIAETIVGFARRTGTRTVAEYVHSQEIYDIVRSIGIDYSQGFFLGKPESDSTRVEIRTEAIPSVSGR is encoded by the coding sequence ATGAAAACATTTGTTAAAACCCTGATTATTCTCAGCTATACTCTCCTTCTGGGAACCCTTATATTTCTTGAATTCTATAACAGCCGACTCCTACCCATACTTATTCCTCAGCTGATAATTACATTCCTCATCTCCTATCCTGCCAGTCGTCTCTACTTCAGAAAGATGAATAATGACCGTGAACGGCTTATTGAAAAAATTTACTTTGACAGAATAACAGGTCTTCCCAACAGAGAGAAACTCCGCCTCGATTCTGCCCGCTCCGACTCGGTTCTTTATCTTATAAATATTGATTCCTTCAAGGAAGTTAATGATTTTTACGGGAATGCAGTGGGAGATGCGGTCATACAGTCTCTGGCCAAGAGACTGAGAAGTCTGGCACGTTCTTCCCATTCCCGCTTATTTGATGGAGTTGAGCTCTACAAGCTTGAGATAGACGAGTTTGCCTTCCTGTTTAACTATTCTCCCGATATTGAACGGGTGCACCGCACGGCTGATGTTATTATAGAGATGGTAAATGATTATCCCTTTCAGGTAGAGAATACGGAAATAACAATTACCATAACCCTCGGGGTTGCTTCTGTTAATGATAAAGAGCTTCTTGAAGAATTCAGCATCAGAACTCCGGGTATTCTTGCTCAGGCTGATATGGCACTGAAAAGAGCAAAAGAGAAGCATGCTTCCTTTCTAGTTTATCATCACGCCATGGATATTCCCCGTGAATATGCCGAAAACATACGCTGGACCCATGAAGTCAAACAGTCCATAAAGGAAGACCGGGTTTTCCCTTATTATCAGCCTATCATCAATAACAGAACAGGTCTCATTGAAAAGTTTGAATGTCTGATGCGGATTATCGATGAAGAAGAAAATATTATATATCCCGAAACATTTCTGAAAATATCCAAACGCTCCCGTCAGTATCCTACCTTGTCGCGGATAATGCTCCGGAAGATCATCAGGGAAATGAAGAATACTACAAAGGATTATTCTTTCAATATTTCTGTTGAAGATATTCAGAACAGGGATACTGTTATGTTTATACGCCGGATTCTGGAAAATCACTGGAAGGAAGCTCCCAGGATCATATTCGAGATTCTGGAGAGTGAGAATATTGAGGGTGTTCCCGAGGTTCCTGAGTTTATCCGTCTTGTAAAGGATTATGGATGCTCCATCGCCCTTGATGACTTCGGAACAGGTTACTCCAACTTTAATTACATCATGGCTCTGGAAGTGGACCTGATTAAGATTGATGCATCAATTATCCGTAATCTGGATAGTGACAAGAATGCCATGGCCATCGCCGAAACAATTGTGGGTTTTGCCAGAAGGACCGGAACTAGAACTGTTGCCGAATATGTCCATTCCCAGGAGATCTATGATATTGTCCGTTCTATCGGGATTGATTACTCTCAGGGTTTTTTTCTGGGAAAACCGGAATCGGATTCTACTAGAGTGGAGATCAGAACTGAAGCTATCCCTTCCGTTTCAGGCCGATAA
- a CDS encoding RlmE family RNA methyltransferase: protein MSNRTRPDFYTQKAKKEGYMARSVFKLEEIQNKTKLINSGDTVLDIGASPGSWTQYCLKLLKGKGIVVGADLKPLGKFRANGELHFIQGDVFSEEIRGELSQWGPFDVIISDAAPSTTGNRLMDTRRSYDLVEQILNFSLEWLKPGGNFTVKVFQGGDETEIFDKMKDEFEQVKKLKPKAVRKESFEYYLIGLKRKG, encoded by the coding sequence ATGTCCAACAGGACCCGTCCGGATTTTTACACCCAGAAAGCAAAAAAAGAGGGCTATATGGCCCGTTCAGTTTTTAAACTGGAAGAGATTCAGAATAAGACAAAACTGATCAACAGCGGAGATACTGTACTGGATATTGGAGCATCCCCCGGAAGCTGGACCCAGTACTGCCTGAAACTCCTTAAAGGAAAGGGGATAGTGGTAGGTGCCGATCTTAAGCCTCTGGGAAAATTCAGAGCCAATGGAGAACTCCATTTCATTCAGGGTGATGTATTCTCGGAAGAGATCAGAGGGGAGCTCTCTCAATGGGGCCCCTTTGACGTTATTATCAGCGATGCGGCTCCTTCAACCACGGGCAACCGTCTGATGGATACACGCCGCTCTTATGATCTTGTTGAACAGATTCTCAATTTTTCACTGGAATGGCTTAAACCCGGAGGAAATTTCACGGTCAAGGTTTTTCAGGGCGGTGATGAAACTGAGATTTTTGACAAAATGAAAGATGAATTTGAACAGGTAAAAAAATTAAAACCCAAGGCAGTTCGAAAGGAATCATTCGAATACTACCTTATCGGCCTGAAACGGAAGGGATAG
- a CDS encoding polyprenyl synthetase family protein, giving the protein MDQYSQRLEKIEEELYNLMPRKAGDSWLTGMTDSLSADVPPSMIDRFHAPGLELLERGGKRWRPLVMVLCCEAAGGRGEDVYPLTPLVEMAHNGSLIVDDIEDKSEERRGKPAVHLLYGEDLSINAGNLMYFNATALIRHQQDMDDSLKYKILDAYCDSLRRLHFGQGLDIQWHNDHKSVPDVPVYLQMCRFKTGALARFAAYAGCLMGGGDQELCQKAAESWEKAGVGFQILDDVKNLTTGNPGKHRGDDIVEGKKSLPVILFHQQAGDRFKDFAELMEKAGEKGIDKGVDEVEAAISMLEESGTIKGAGEKALLMLQESLSEIRTLFPDKAYSALQCGIIESFIEKML; this is encoded by the coding sequence ATGGATCAGTATAGCCAGAGATTGGAAAAAATTGAAGAGGAACTGTACAACCTGATGCCCCGGAAGGCCGGAGATTCCTGGCTCACAGGAATGACCGATTCTCTTTCTGCTGATGTACCGCCTTCTATGATTGACCGTTTCCATGCTCCGGGACTGGAACTCCTTGAACGGGGAGGGAAACGCTGGCGCCCCCTTGTGATGGTTCTGTGCTGCGAAGCAGCAGGCGGCCGGGGAGAAGATGTTTATCCTCTTACTCCCCTGGTGGAGATGGCTCATAACGGAAGTCTGATTGTAGATGATATCGAAGACAAGTCTGAGGAGAGACGCGGTAAGCCCGCTGTTCATCTACTCTACGGTGAAGATCTCTCCATCAATGCGGGAAACCTCATGTATTTTAATGCCACCGCTCTGATCCGTCATCAGCAGGATATGGATGATTCTCTGAAATATAAAATACTGGATGCCTACTGCGACAGCCTGAGGCGTCTTCATTTCGGGCAGGGTCTCGATATCCAATGGCACAACGATCATAAGAGCGTACCAGATGTTCCCGTATACCTTCAGATGTGCCGCTTCAAGACTGGTGCTCTGGCTCGTTTTGCAGCCTATGCAGGCTGTCTTATGGGTGGGGGGGATCAGGAACTCTGCCAAAAGGCGGCTGAGAGCTGGGAGAAGGCGGGAGTCGGTTTTCAGATACTTGATGATGTGAAAAACCTGACCACAGGAAATCCCGGAAAACACAGAGGTGACGATATTGTGGAAGGGAAGAAAAGCCTTCCTGTTATACTCTTTCATCAGCAGGCGGGAGACAGGTTCAAGGATTTTGCAGAGTTAATGGAGAAAGCCGGAGAAAAGGGAATCGATAAGGGTGTGGATGAAGTGGAAGCCGCAATTTCTATGCTGGAGGAGAGCGGAACCATAAAGGGCGCCGGAGAGAAAGCTCTGCTTATGCTTCAGGAATCACTCTCCGAAATCAGGACACTATTTCCGGATAAGGCATATTCGGCACTTCAATGCGGTATTATTGAGTCCTTTATCGAGAAAATGCTTTGA